From the Desulfobacterales bacterium genome, one window contains:
- a CDS encoding radical SAM protein: MKFLLVDPPHKIWEFLRAWVPSPGCLQLVAYLENDFDIEFFDGTIAENPWRNLEEKIRAERPEVVGLTTACTYFMPDTLNAARLIKEVSPKTRIIAGGAHPSLNAEETLRQCAAIDFICVGEGEITCHEFLRAIEKQSDVSGIPGLAYLDGNERFVFTGPRPLIADLDALPMPAYHLYNMEHPYVGLPSEGKRGFLVNFARGCRFDCSFCSEAVFWQHNWRSKSPRKIAEEFELLKETYRRDIFYVGDDIFNLTREKGEGFIQEMTARKTGQRFWLQSRADLIVRDEDLMAGFKEAGVYQFMLGIEHSRQAFLDAFNKRTTIDVNQKALHILKTHGLMVMATVMIGLWEETEKDRIHLMKFLRKYVDHLGLNVVTPFPGTPFHAEMERLGRIKVQDYSKYDMIQAVMPTKEEPNLDEITDAHISLIRKYYWQPKEVLKAFFSLNPILRHHHKHFLKIGITAFKHEVFGAPMWQQETYQKFDDYKKERRLAAMQPGLMKNSE; this comes from the coding sequence ATGAAATTTCTGTTGGTGGATCCGCCGCATAAGATCTGGGAGTTTTTGCGGGCATGGGTGCCCAGTCCCGGATGCCTGCAATTGGTGGCCTATCTTGAAAACGATTTCGATATCGAGTTTTTTGACGGCACGATCGCGGAAAATCCCTGGCGGAATCTGGAAGAAAAAATTCGGGCCGAGCGACCCGAAGTGGTTGGCCTGACCACGGCCTGTACCTATTTTATGCCGGACACCCTGAACGCGGCCCGGCTGATCAAGGAGGTCAGCCCGAAGACCCGGATCATCGCCGGCGGCGCGCACCCGTCCCTCAATGCGGAGGAAACCCTTCGCCAATGCGCCGCCATCGATTTTATCTGCGTGGGGGAAGGGGAGATTACCTGCCATGAATTTCTTCGGGCCATCGAGAAACAAAGCGATGTGTCCGGAATTCCGGGGTTGGCCTATCTGGATGGAAACGAGCGCTTTGTTTTTACCGGCCCGCGACCCCTCATTGCCGATCTCGATGCGCTTCCCATGCCCGCCTACCACCTATACAACATGGAGCATCCCTACGTCGGGCTGCCGTCCGAAGGCAAACGCGGCTTTCTGGTGAATTTCGCAAGAGGATGCCGGTTTGATTGCAGTTTTTGCTCGGAGGCTGTTTTTTGGCAACATAACTGGCGATCCAAAAGCCCCCGAAAGATTGCGGAAGAATTCGAGTTGCTGAAAGAAACCTATCGCCGCGATATCTTCTACGTGGGAGACGATATTTTTAACCTGACCCGTGAAAAAGGGGAAGGATTTATTCAAGAGATGACCGCCCGGAAAACCGGCCAGCGTTTCTGGCTTCAGTCCCGGGCGGATCTCATTGTCCGGGACGAGGATCTGATGGCCGGCTTTAAAGAGGCCGGCGTCTATCAGTTCATGCTCGGCATCGAGCACAGCCGGCAGGCGTTTCTGGATGCATTTAATAAAAGAACCACCATTGACGTCAATCAAAAGGCCCTTCATATTCTGAAAACCCATGGCCTCATGGTCATGGCCACCGTGATGATCGGGCTCTGGGAAGAGACGGAAAAAGACCGGATTCACCTGATGAAATTCTTGCGAAAATATGTGGATCATCTCGGCCTCAATGTGGTGACCCCCTTTCCGGGTACCCCGTTTCACGCGGAAATGGAGCGGCTCGGGCGCATCAAGGTTCAAGATTATTCGAAATACGATATGATTCAGGCGGTCATGCCGACAAAGGAAGAACCGAATCTCGATGAGATCACGGATGCGCATATCTCCTTAATCCGAAAGTACTACTGGCAGCCAAAGGAAGTCTTAAAGGCCTTTTTTTCCTTAAATCCGATTTTGCGTCACCATCACAAACACTTTCTCAAGATCGGCATCACCGCCTTTAAGCACGAGGTGTTCGGCGCGCCCATGTGGCAGCAGGAAACCTATCAGAAATTCGATGATTATAAGAAAGAGCGCCGATTGGCGGCCATGCAACCGGGTTTAATGAAAAATTCAGAGTGA
- a CDS encoding ABC transporter ATP-binding protein: MVLLEVNDLTLWYESVVGDVRALYRCAVSIEKASITGMLGKNGAGKTSLFKTLSGVIEDADGHITEGAVFFNGENITGLSPSDIVDRGLSHAPQGRHIFHTLSVLDNLFLGAGPPGKRNRGGGPCIKAELDRMFHLFPVLKERRRQKAGTLSGGEQQMLSIARALMARPTMLLLDEPFLGLAPLVMDTISKALQQLKQEGLTILIAEQNAEAVLLLSDSVCIMDDGFVFGMAPAEQWPLNAVVRQLYFGDTS; encoded by the coding sequence GTGGTGTTGTTGGAAGTGAATGACCTGACGCTTTGGTACGAATCGGTGGTCGGGGATGTCCGGGCGCTGTACCGGTGCGCGGTATCGATTGAAAAAGCGAGCATTACCGGAATGCTGGGGAAAAATGGAGCGGGAAAGACGTCCTTGTTTAAAACCCTTTCCGGTGTGATTGAAGATGCGGATGGCCACATCACCGAAGGCGCTGTTTTTTTTAATGGCGAAAATATCACGGGCCTTTCCCCCTCGGACATCGTTGATAGAGGATTGAGTCATGCGCCGCAGGGCAGGCATATCTTTCACACCCTTTCCGTGCTGGACAACCTTTTTCTGGGCGCGGGTCCTCCCGGGAAACGCAATCGCGGCGGCGGGCCGTGCATCAAGGCGGAGTTGGATCGAATGTTTCACCTTTTCCCCGTGCTCAAAGAGCGGCGCCGCCAAAAGGCGGGAACCTTAAGCGGTGGTGAGCAGCAGATGCTTTCCATTGCCAGAGCGCTGATGGCGCGGCCAACGATGCTCTTGCTGGATGAACCGTTTCTGGGGCTTGCGCCGCTTGTGATGGACACGATCAGCAAGGCGCTTCAACAATTGAAACAAGAGGGACTCACCATCTTAATCGCAGAGCAAAATGCCGAGGCGGTGCTGTTACTTTCCGATTCCGTTTGTATCATGGATGACGGGTTTGTATTCGGAATGGCGCCGGCGGAACAATGGCCGCTGAATGCCGTTGTCCGGCAACTTTATTTTGGAGATACATCATGA